One genomic segment of Centropristis striata isolate RG_2023a ecotype Rhode Island chromosome 11, C.striata_1.0, whole genome shotgun sequence includes these proteins:
- the mau2 gene encoding LOW QUALITY PROTEIN: MAU2 chromatid cohesion factor homolog (The sequence of the model RefSeq protein was modified relative to this genomic sequence to represent the inferred CDS: deleted 1 base in 1 codon), with protein sequence MAASTKAPEPWYLALLGFAEHFRTSSPPKIRLCVQCLQAVLKFKPPPRVEAGTHLQMGSVLYRHTKNSELAQTHLEKAWFISQQVSFLYISQFEDVKFEASSILSEFYCQQNLVDSAKPVKAIQISQQIPYWHCRLLFQLAQLHALEKDLVSACDLLGVGAEYARVMGSEYTRALFLLSKGMLLLMEQKLSEVHPLLTLCGNIVENWQGNPIQKESLRVFFLVLQVTHYLDAGQVKSVKPCLKQLQQCIQTISTLHDDEILPTNPAALFHWLPKEQMCVLVYLVTVMHSMQAGYLEKAQKYTDKALMQLEKLKMLDSNPILSTFQGILLEHIIMCRLVTGHKAAALQEISQVCQLCQQSPRLFTNHAAQLHTLLIGLHGLSCISVNCMDNAEAQFTAALQLTTHQELWMFIVTNLASVYIWEGNRHQEVYSLLERINPDHNFPISSHCLRAAVFYISGLLSFFQGRYNEAKFLRETLKMSNAEDLNRLTACSLVLLGHIFVVLGNHKESNNMVVPAVQLASKIPDMSVQLWSSALHKDLNRACGNTMDAHEAAQMHFSQQLLQDHIAACSLPEHNLISWTDGLPPVQFQPQNGPVTSLASLL encoded by the exons ATGGCAGCGAGCACAAAGGCCCCGGAGCCCTGGTACCTAGCCCTGCTGGGCTTTGCAGAACATTTCCGCACGTCTAGTCCTCCAAAGATCCGTCTGTGCGTCCAGTGTCTGCAGGCAGTGCTTAAATTCAAGCCGCCTCCGAGGGTCGAGGCCGGGACTCACCTTCAGATGGGCTCGGTGCTGTATCGACATACAAAGAACAGCGAGCTGGCCCAGACTCACCTGGAGAAAGCG TGGTTCATATCCCAACAAGTATCCTTTTT ATATATCTCCCAGTTTGAAGATGTGAAGTTTGAAGCATCAAGTATTCTATCAGAGTTCTACTGTCAGCAG AACTTGGTTGATTCTGCAAAACCAGTGAAGGCCATTCAGATTTCTCAGCAAATTCCCTACTGGCACTGCAGACTACTTTTCCAGCTGGCA CAACTACATGCATTAGAGAAGGACTTGGTGTCTGCCTGTGACCTCCTAGGAGTCGGAGCAGAGTATGCAAGAGTCATGGGCTCAGAGTACACAAG AGCTCTGTTTTTACTCAGCAAAGGAATG ctgctgctgatggAGCAGAAGCTGAGTGAGGTGCACCCTCTGCTGACGCTATGTGGGAACATTGTAGAAAACTGGCAGGGAAACCCCATTCAGAAGGAGTCCCTCAGG GTTTTTTTCCTGGTGCTGCAGGTTACACACTACCTGGATGCTGGACAA GTGAAGAGCGTGAAGCCGTGTCTGAAACAGCTTCAGCAGTGTATTCAGACCATCTCCACTCTTCACGATGATGAGATCCTTCCCACTAATCCAGCAGCTCTTTTCCACTGGCTGCCCAAGGAGCaaatgtgtgtgcttgtgtaccTG GTGACGGTGATGCACTCCATGCAGGCAGGCTACTTGGAGAAGGCACAGAAGTACACAGACAAAGCTCTAATGCAGCTGGAGAAGCTGAAGA tgctGGACAGCAATCCCATCCTGTCCACGTTCCAAGGCATCCTGCTGGAGCACATCATCATGTGCCGGCTGGTCACTGGACACAAGGCTGCAGCTTTACAAGAG ATTTCTCAGGTTTGTCAGCTTTGCCAGCAGTCTCCCAGGCTGTTCACAAATCATGCTGCCCAGCTTCACACACTACTGATAGGTCTAcat GGTCTGTCCTGTATATCTGTGAACTGCATGGATAATGCTGAGGCTCAGTTCACTGCTGCTCTACAG TTGACAACACACCAGGAATTGTGGATGTTTATTGTGACCAACCTGGCCAGTGTCTACATCTGGGAGGGCAACAGACATCAAGAG gTGTACAGCCTTCTAGAGAGGATTAATCCTGATCACAACTTTCCTATCA GCTCTCATTGTCTACGAGCTGCAG tgttttacaTCAGTGGGCTCCTGTCTTTCTTCCAGGGACGTTACAACGAGGCCAA ATTTCTAAGAGAGACCCTGAAGATGTCTAATGCTGAGGATCTCAACAGGCTGACTGCCTGCTCTCTTGTCCTGCTGGGTCACATCTTCGTTGTCCTGGGTAACCACAAG gaAAGTAACAACATGGTGGTTCCTGCCGTGCAGCTGGCCAGCAAGATCCCAGACATGTCTGTGCAGCTCTGGTCCTCCGCACTCCACAAAG ATCTGAACAGGGCTTGTGGAAACACCATGGATGCCCACGAAGCAGCTCAGATGCACTTTTCCCAGCAGCTCCTGCAAGACCACATCGCTGCCTGCAGCCTCCCTGAACACAACCTCATCAGC TGGACAGACGGCCTCCCCCCTGTGCAGTTTCAGCCTCAGAATGGACCTGTGACCAGCCTGGCCAGCCTGCTATGA
- the slc25a42 gene encoding mitochondrial coenzyme A transporter SLC25A42 — translation MGNGVQEQRASLTPLASSSQSEGLKHTRSILNSLFSGALAGAVAKTAVAPLDRTKIIFQVSSARFSAKEAYRLIYRTYLKDGFFSLWRGNSATMVRVIPYAAIQFCAHEQYKGLLGGYYGFQGKALPPVPRLLAGSMAGTTAAMLTYPLDMVRARMAVTPKEMYSNILHVFVRISREEGLKTLYRGFTPTMLGVIPYAGLSFFTYETLKKQHAERSGRLQPYSYERLAFGACAGLIGQSASYPLDVVRRRMQTAGVTGHTYGTILGTMKDIVSEEGAIRGLYKGLSMNWVKGPIAVGISFTTFDLTQILLRKLHQMGYTAR, via the exons ATGGGGAATGGAGTCCAGGAACAACGGGCATCACTCACACCGCTGGCTTCCTCCAGTCAGTCAGAG GGCCTGAAGCACACTCGGTCTATCCTCAACTCGCTCTTCTCGGGGGCTTTAGCAGGGGCTGTGGCCAAGACAGCTGTCGCCCCGTTGGACAGGACTAAAATCATCTTCCAAG tttcttcAGCAAGATTCTCTGCCAAG GAGGCCTATAGGTTGATCTACCGCACCTACCTGAAGGATGGCTTCTTCAGTCTGTGGAGGGGGAACTCTGCCACCATGGTGCGAGTCATCCCATACGCCGCCATCCAGTTCTGTGCACACGAGCAGTACAAGGGGCTGCTGGGAGGCTACTATGGTTTTCAGGGGAA aGCCCTGCCTCCAGTTCCAAGGTTACTGGCTGGGTCTATGGCTGGGACCACGGCAGCCATGCTGACCTATCCTCTGGACATGGTGCGAGCGAGGATGGCTGTAACGCCCAAAGAAAT GTACAGTAACAtcctgcatgtgtttgtgcgGATATCCCGAGAAGAAGGCCTGAAGACATTGTATCGAGGCTTTACTCCCACCATGCTGGGCGTTATTCCCTATGCAGGTCTCAGCTTCTTTACCTATGAGACACTGAAGAAACAACACGCAG AACGCAGTGGACGCCTGCAGCCCTACTCGTATGAACGCCTGGCGTTTGGAGCCTGCGCAGGACTCATTGGCCAGTCGGCGTCGTACCCTCTGGATGTGGTACGGCGGCGCATGCAGACTGCAGGAGTCACCGGTCACACGTACGGCACCATCCTGGGCACGATGAAGGACATCGTGTCGGAGGAAGGGGCCATCCGTGGACTCTACAAAGGTCTCAGTATGAACTGGGTCAAAGGGCCCATCGCGGTGGGGATCAGCTTCACCACCTTTGACCTTACTCAGATTCTCCTGAGGAAGCTGCATCAGATGGGCTACACGGCTCGATAA
- the armc6 gene encoding armadillo repeat-containing protein 6: MAKRRITQETFDAAVRENMEEFEMDPDEALREAVEQFESQGVDLSCIVKAVPAASSNEKQEEQTHEVLQALDSLRIGKDSASVMEVTADMKSFTEHCSLGFAQRYLAAQKDAYPVILAYCKKSMEEQEAVFTAVSALAALTDGQPDLLDAEGQQFLLNVLKKYKADPSVTCVAICAVRRCCLKHEQNRQDLVKGGILPLLTGAMTQHSARAELVKEASAALRFMTFDDDVRVTFGHAHEHAKMIVLEQNGLKVLVEAAKAHLDNTSVLSELCATLSRLAVRNEFCQDICDLGGLKLIMTLLADSYESPELVRQVLSAIRAIAGNDDVKDAVVNAGGVQLIVIAMNRHMSNCAVCEQGCACLSVLALRKPNNCKVIMENGGALAAVQAMKTHANAVNVQKQACMLMRNLVSRMSNLSQPILELGAEALITQALQTHQDCGDVGKAALRDLGCKVELRELWTGKHGSLTH, from the exons ATGGCGAAGCGGAGAATCACACAGGAAACCTTCGATGCTGCTGTCAGGGAAAACATGGAGGAGTTTGAGATGGACCCTGATGAAGCTTTGAGGGAGGCTGTGGAGCAGTTTGAGTCTCAAG gtgtgGACCTCAGCTGTATAGTAAAAGCTGTACCAGCTGCATCATCCAATGAAAAACAAGAAGAACAAACACATGAGGTCTTACAG GCTTTGGATTCCCTCCGCATTGGAAAAGACTCTGCCAGTGTTATGGAAGTGACGGCAGACATGAAAAGCTTCACTGAGCATTGCTCGCTTGGATTTGCCCAGAGGTACCTGGCTGCCCAAAAAGACGCCTACCCCGTCATCCTCGCTTACTGCAAAAAGAGCATGGAGGAGCAGGAAGCTGTGTTTACCGCCGTGTCTGCCCTGGCTGCTCTTACGGATGGACAACCAGATTTGTTGGATGCAGAAGGCCAGCAGTTCCTTTTAAATGTCCTTAAGAAGTACAAGGCAGATCCCTCTGTGACATGTGTAGCCATCTGCGCTGTCCGTCGCTGCTGTTTGAAACATGAACAGAACAGGCAGGATTTGGTAAAAGGTGGCATCCTGCCTCTGCTGACTGGTGCCATGACACAGCACAGTGCACGTGCTGAGCTGGTGAAGGAGGCCTCTGCAGCTCTCAGGTTCATGACCTTTGATGATGATGTCCGAGTTACGTTTGGGCATGCTCATGAACACGCCAAGATGATTGTTCTTGAGCAAAATGGACTGAAGGTTTTAGTTGAGGCTGCGAAAG CTCACCTTGATAATACTTCTGTTCTGAGTGAGCTGTGTGCAACTTTGTCCCGTCTGGCTGTAAGGAATGAGTTTTGTCAAGACATCTGTGATCTGGGAGGATTGAAACTCATCATGACGCTGCTAGCGGACAGTTATGAGTCACCg GAGTTGGTTCGGCAGGTCCTCAGTGCAATACGAGCCATAGCAGGAAATGATGACGTGAAGGATGCAGTTGTTAATGCAGGTGGAGTCCAGCTCATTGTCATCGCTATGAACAGACACATGAGCAACTGTGCT GTGTGTGAGCAGGGCTGTGCATGCCTCTCTGTTCTCGCTTTACGTAAACCCAACAACTGCAAAGTCATCATGGAAAATGGAGGTGCCTTGGCTGCGGTGCAGGCTATGAAGACACATGCTAATGCTGTCAATGTGCAG AAACAGGCGTGTATGCTGATGAGAAACCTGGTTTCACGTATGAGTAACTTAAGCCAACCAATCCTGGAGTTGGGAGCCGAGGCCTTGATAACCCAGGCACTGCAGACCCACCAAGACTGTGGTGACGTGGGTAAAGCAGCCCTCAGAGATCTGGGATGCAAAGTGGAGCTCCGAGAGCTGTGGACTGGCAAACATGGCAGCCTCACACACTGA